The Streptococcus marmotae genome contains the following window.
GTCAGGAATATTGATAAAGAGATCATAGAAACTATCCACTCCAGCCCGCTTATGGATTTCCATTTCCTTCCGAATCCGCCGCCCCTGGTCAAAAAAGTGCCAGATAGCCTCTTCATCCCCCGTTGCAATCATCTCTTCAACTGTCTTTAGGCGTTTGCCAAACTCTGCTAAACGCTCGATGATACTTTCTTTATTGGTCAAGAGAATACTCGTCCACATACCTGGTTCGCTCTCTGCAATCCGCGTCATATCTCGAAAACCACCCGCTGCAAACTGTTGGGTAAAGGGATGCTCCTCTTGATAATCCCCTGCTTGGTGCATCAAACTTGAAGCCAACACATGGGGGAAATGTGAAATTTGACTGGTCACACGGTCATGCTCTGCCGCATCGATTTCGACAAAGCGGGCATGCAAACCTGAGAGAATATCCTTCAAGCGTGGAATCGCATCTGCCTGTGTCAAAGCGCTCGGGGTCAAGATGTAGTAGGCATTTTCAAACAAGTTCACATCAGCTGCTATCGCTCCTGACTTATGACTTCCTGCCATGGGATGTCCCCCAATAAAATTAACCTGCCGGTCTGATAGATAGGTTTCCGCAGCCGCTACAATCGCTTCTTTCGTCGAACCTGCATCGGTTACC
Protein-coding sequences here:
- a CDS encoding prephenate dehydrogenase, which translates into the protein MTKTIYIVGLGLIGSSLALGIRRDHPDARIVGYNRGEQSRTIALEQGIVDEASDDFGQFASEADVIFLCVPIQQTIQFIKELAQLPLKETVLVTDAGSTKEAIVAAAETYLSDRQVNFIGGHPMAGSHKSGAIAADVNLFENAYYILTPSALTQADAIPRLKDILSGLHARFVEIDAAEHDRVTSQISHFPHVLASSLMHQAGDYQEEHPFTQQFAAGGFRDMTRIAESEPGMWTSILLTNKESIIERLAEFGKRLKTVEEMIATGDEEAIWHFFDQGRRIRKEMEIHKRAGVDSFYDLFINIPDQEDAILTVLEKLRGISVVNIRINEDNRADIHGILQITFKNKEDLERAEQIIHEQTSYQVFVD